From the genome of Tepidimicrobium xylanilyticum, one region includes:
- a CDS encoding hemolysin family protein — MSEGTLWKQLILQIILIFTNAIFACAEIAVLSSNENRLEAMKKEGNKRASRILHLMEEPSRFLSTIQVAITFAGFLASAFAADNFAGRLVDLVIKLELNINVNTLNTISVVIITVILSYFTLVFGELVPKRIAMKNPEKVSLMISGLVLFVAKITSPLVYILTKSTNGVLRLIGIDPSADEEIVTEEDIRMMVDQGRIKGYINPNEHEMINNIFEFDNKYAQDVMTHRTEVSLLWLEESEEDWEKTIHQSRHTYYPVCHESTDNIIGVLNTKDYFRLEDKSRKVVLEKAVRPPYFVPETVRTDILFHNMKKSRNHFAVVLDDYGGMTGIITINDLLEQLVGNLDDDDTIPVEPPLIERIDSRTWKIQGNTPVELVAEQLEVALPDIEEYDTFGGFVFGLLGTIPVDGSTPELDVANLHIKVISIKDHRMERAVVYVEPKEENKDNNGSE; from the coding sequence TTGTCAGAAGGTACGTTATGGAAGCAGCTTATACTTCAAATAATCTTAATATTTACTAATGCAATTTTTGCATGTGCAGAAATTGCAGTTTTATCATCGAATGAAAATAGATTGGAAGCAATGAAAAAGGAAGGTAATAAACGTGCTAGCAGAATATTACATCTAATGGAAGAGCCTTCTCGGTTTCTATCAACAATACAAGTAGCTATCACTTTTGCTGGATTTCTTGCTAGTGCCTTTGCTGCTGATAATTTTGCAGGTCGTTTAGTAGATTTGGTTATAAAATTAGAATTAAATATTAATGTTAACACATTAAATACCATATCTGTTGTGATTATTACTGTGATATTGTCTTATTTTACTTTAGTCTTTGGAGAGTTAGTTCCTAAGAGGATTGCAATGAAGAATCCTGAAAAGGTTTCACTAATGATCTCAGGCCTTGTATTATTTGTAGCTAAAATTACTAGCCCACTTGTATATATACTTACTAAATCCACCAATGGCGTCCTAAGGCTCATTGGAATAGATCCATCTGCTGATGAGGAAATTGTAACCGAGGAAGATATACGTATGATGGTAGACCAAGGAAGAATAAAGGGATATATAAATCCAAATGAACATGAGATGATTAATAATATTTTTGAATTCGATAATAAGTATGCTCAAGACGTAATGACACATAGAACAGAAGTGAGCCTACTATGGCTTGAGGAAAGCGAGGAAGATTGGGAAAAGACTATTCATCAAAGTAGACATACCTATTATCCTGTATGTCATGAAAGTACTGACAATATAATTGGAGTGTTAAATACCAAGGATTATTTCAGATTAGAAGATAAATCGAGAAAGGTAGTTTTAGAAAAAGCAGTACGTCCTCCTTACTTTGTACCTGAAACAGTCCGAACAGATATATTATTCCATAATATGAAGAAGAGTAGAAATCACTTTGCTGTAGTTTTAGACGATTATGGGGGAATGACCGGTATTATAACCATAAATGACCTGCTGGAACAGTTAGTAGGAAATCTCGATGATGATGATACGATTCCAGTAGAACCACCATTAATTGAACGCATAGATTCAAGAACTTGGAAAATCCAAGGAAATACACCAGTGGAATTAGTAGCTGAACAGTTGGAAGTAGCACTGCCTGATATTGAAGAATATGATACTTTTGGTGGATTCGTATTTGGGTTACTAGGAACTATACCAGTCGATGGAAGTACTCCAGAATTGGATGTTGCAAATCTCCATATAAAAGTAATTTCCATTAAAGACCATCGAATGGAAAGAGCAGTTGTTTATGTAGAACCAAAAGAAGAAAATAAAGATAACAATGGGTCAGAATAA
- a CDS encoding bacteriohemerythrin, which produces MMWKERYRIGVDVIDNQHKELFDRLSRFIQTVQKDTIWEDKMDDVKETLDFMKEYVIYHFNDEERYQEEINYPELEEHREAHDKFREGINEYVRIFEQGQFNEEKIKEFAAKLMTWLIMHVGKMDQRIGEYVRSKGGNA; this is translated from the coding sequence ATGATGTGGAAGGAAAGGTATAGAATAGGTGTAGATGTAATAGACAACCAGCACAAGGAGCTTTTCGACAGATTATCTCGTTTTATTCAAACTGTACAAAAAGATACTATCTGGGAAGATAAAATGGATGATGTAAAGGAAACATTAGATTTTATGAAAGAATATGTTATTTACCATTTCAACGATGAAGAAAGATATCAAGAGGAAATAAATTATCCAGAATTGGAAGAACACAGGGAAGCACATGATAAATTTAGAGAAGGAATAAATGAATATGTTAGGATTTTTGAACAAGGGCAATTTAATGAGGAAAAGATAAAAGAGTTTGCTGCAAAATTAATGACATGGCTGATTATGCATGTGGGAAAGATGGACCAAAGAATCGGAGAATATGTTAGATCAAAGGGGGGCAATGCATAA
- a CDS encoding chemotaxis protein CheX, whose amino-acid sequence MKAEYVNSFYIATKDVFHLMLDLDVERGDLEVVEGLVSSKNANVVLGVTGDLKGSVLFSFTRDMILEMVRIMSGLEMKTIDNFVSSALGEVANIIGGNALTNLTSYNYVCDLAPPQVIIGEYKSLSMANKKALLVPIKTDIGEFDINIFITDDKKKL is encoded by the coding sequence ATGAAAGCAGAATATGTGAACTCATTTTATATAGCAACTAAAGATGTATTTCATTTAATGCTTGATCTAGATGTTGAAAGAGGTGATTTAGAAGTTGTAGAGGGTTTAGTTAGTAGCAAAAATGCCAATGTAGTTCTAGGCGTTACAGGGGATTTAAAAGGTTCTGTTCTTTTTAGTTTTACTAGGGATATGATATTGGAGATGGTTCGAATAATGTCAGGTTTAGAGATGAAGACGATAGATAATTTTGTTTCATCTGCCTTGGGTGAAGTTGCAAATATAATAGGAGGGAATGCTCTAACTAATTTAACTAGTTATAATTATGTTTGTGACCTTGCGCCTCCGCAGGTTATTATAGGGGAATATAAATCTCTATCAATGGCTAATAAAAAAGCTTTGCTTGTTCCAATTAAGACGGATATAGGAGAATTTGATATCAATATTTTTATTACAGATGATAAGAAGAAATTATAA
- the gatC gene encoding Asp-tRNA(Asn)/Glu-tRNA(Gln) amidotransferase subunit GatC gives MITKKQVDHIADLCKLKLSEEEKERIIYEFALILQSLEEFNKVDLENVEPTFGVNKNTQRFREDIVEPTLSRQEVLANTVEKQCGYFKLLNIVE, from the coding sequence ATGATAACAAAAAAACAAGTAGATCATATTGCTGATTTATGCAAATTAAAGCTTTCTGAAGAAGAAAAGGAAAGAATAATTTATGAGTTTGCTTTAATTTTACAAAGCTTAGAGGAATTCAACAAAGTAGATCTAGAAAATGTAGAACCTACATTTGGGGTAAATAAAAATACTCAAAGGTTTAGAGAAGATATTGTAGAACCAACTTTAAGCAGGCAGGAAGTACTAGCAAACACAGTAGAAAAGCAATGTGGATATTTTAAACTGCTAAATATCGTTGAATAA
- the gatA gene encoding Asp-tRNA(Asn)/Glu-tRNA(Gln) amidotransferase subunit GatA produces MEIVKLSAVEIREKILKKELSAVEVVKAYLNRIEEIDKDINAFISVYNGEALKAAERVDEKVKNGEELGTLAGIPIAIKDNIVMKGVRTTCGSKMLENFISPYDATVVERIRNQNGIIIGKTNMDEFAMGSTNETSFFGPTKNPINTKLVPGGSSGGSASAVKANEVALSLGTDTGGSIRQPAAYCDVVGIKPSYGLVSRYGVIPLANTLDAVGVFGRYVADAALMLASIAGYDKKDSTSYENPVDLTFERNLEPSEYVKGMRIGIPKEIYIDELDESLIGKMGKVIGVFESLGADVEEISLPHFKYGLSTYHVICRAETSSNMARFDGIRYGHRAKEYKSVDELYKNSRTKAFGKEVKRRILMGTYYLSIGHGRDYYEKALKMRTLIIDDFNEVFKDYDVILTPTSPILPFKIGKLKDEFTVKDFTSIFAVPVNLAGLCAMSIPCGYVDGLPAGLQIIGDRYKEMNIIKAGLALEGGIKNGI; encoded by the coding sequence ATGGAAATTGTAAAATTATCTGCAGTAGAAATTAGGGAAAAAATATTGAAAAAAGAGCTATCTGCTGTAGAAGTAGTAAAGGCTTACCTCAATAGGATAGAAGAAATTGATAAGGATATAAATGCTTTTATTTCTGTATATAATGGGGAAGCATTAAAAGCTGCAGAAAGAGTAGATGAAAAGGTAAAAAATGGTGAAGAATTAGGAACATTAGCAGGGATTCCAATAGCTATAAAAGATAATATTGTAATGAAAGGTGTTAGAACTACCTGTGGTTCTAAAATGTTAGAAAATTTCATCTCCCCATATGATGCAACAGTAGTAGAGAGAATAAGAAATCAAAATGGAATAATTATAGGGAAAACTAATATGGATGAATTCGCCATGGGGTCAACTAATGAAACTTCATTTTTTGGTCCAACCAAAAATCCTATAAATACAAAACTAGTACCTGGAGGTTCATCAGGGGGATCAGCATCAGCAGTGAAAGCTAATGAAGTTGCTTTATCCTTAGGTACAGATACTGGAGGTTCTATTAGGCAACCTGCAGCTTATTGCGATGTTGTAGGTATTAAACCTTCCTATGGCTTAGTATCTAGGTATGGTGTTATCCCCTTAGCAAATACTTTAGATGCAGTAGGAGTTTTTGGAAGATATGTCGCTGATGCAGCTCTTATGCTTGCATCCATTGCAGGATATGATAAGAAGGATTCTACTTCTTATGAAAATCCCGTCGATTTAACATTTGAAAGGAATTTAGAGCCTTCAGAATATGTTAAGGGAATGCGAATTGGGATTCCAAAGGAAATTTATATTGATGAATTAGATGAAAGTTTAATAGGAAAGATGGGTAAAGTAATAGGGGTATTTGAGTCCCTGGGAGCTGATGTGGAAGAAATATCATTACCTCATTTTAAATATGGATTATCTACTTATCATGTCATATGTAGAGCAGAAACAAGCTCTAATATGGCCAGATTCGATGGTATAAGATATGGACATAGGGCAAAAGAGTATAAGAGCGTAGATGAATTATATAAAAATTCAAGAACTAAAGCCTTTGGTAAAGAGGTCAAAAGAAGGATACTAATGGGAACTTATTATTTGAGTATTGGCCATGGAAGGGATTATTATGAAAAAGCATTAAAGATGAGAACATTAATTATCGATGACTTCAATGAAGTTTTCAAAGACTATGATGTAATATTAACACCTACATCTCCTATATTACCCTTTAAAATAGGAAAGTTAAAGGATGAGTTTACAGTTAAAGATTTTACAAGCATCTTTGCAGTACCGGTAAATCTAGCGGGATTATGTGCCATGAGTATTCCCTGTGGATATGTAGATGGACTTCCAGCAGGACTTCAAATAATCGGAGATAGATATAAGGAAATGAACATTATAAAAGCTGGTCTTGCACTTGAAGGAGGGATAAAAAATGGCATATAA
- the gatB gene encoding Asp-tRNA(Asn)/Glu-tRNA(Gln) amidotransferase subunit GatB, whose translation MAYKTVIGLEIHVELATKTKMFCGCPNTFGREANTNCCPVCLGLPGALPVVNTRAVEYAIKAGIAFNCKINTKTRMDRKNYFYADLVKGYQISQNEIPLCEEGYVEIELECGAKQIGLQRIQMEEDTGKLIHTTDGDTLIDFNRCGVPLIEIVTKPEMNTPEEARLFLEKLRSTLKYIEVSDCKMEEGSLRCDVNINVVDTKTGAKTNITEIKNLNSFKAAVKAIEYEKMRHIQLLKEGKNTVRETRRWDEVNNETITMRVKYEAEDYRFAVDGDLMPIEISQEWIEEIKNKVPELPHDKKERFVREYSLSEYDAGVLTASKELASFYEETIKYIDDVKLVTNWIMGNVLRRLKDEDIEIQDTKLTPKALAQLISLINSGKINNNTGKKVLREVFETGKYPEEIVKEKGLTQIRDEFQILEIVENVLDENKQSIIDYRNGKDRALSFLIGQVMKVSKGKANPQLVSKMILDLIDKK comes from the coding sequence ATGGCATATAAAACTGTGATAGGTCTTGAAATCCATGTTGAGTTAGCTACCAAAACTAAAATGTTTTGTGGTTGCCCCAATACCTTTGGTAGAGAAGCTAATACTAATTGTTGTCCTGTTTGTTTAGGTTTACCAGGAGCTTTGCCTGTAGTTAATACAAGAGCGGTGGAATATGCTATTAAAGCAGGAATTGCCTTTAATTGCAAAATTAATACAAAAACTAGAATGGATAGAAAAAACTATTTCTATGCGGATTTAGTTAAGGGATACCAAATTTCTCAAAATGAGATACCTTTATGTGAAGAAGGATATGTTGAGATAGAATTAGAGTGTGGCGCAAAACAAATAGGGCTTCAAAGAATTCAAATGGAAGAAGATACTGGAAAACTTATTCATACAACAGATGGGGATACTTTAATAGACTTTAATAGATGTGGAGTACCATTAATTGAAATTGTAACTAAACCAGAAATGAATACTCCAGAAGAAGCTAGGTTATTTTTGGAGAAACTAAGATCCACGCTAAAATATATTGAAGTATCAGACTGTAAAATGGAAGAAGGTTCCCTTAGATGTGATGTAAATATAAATGTTGTAGATACTAAAACGGGAGCAAAGACAAATATTACAGAGATAAAGAACTTAAACTCATTCAAAGCAGCAGTAAAAGCAATTGAGTACGAAAAAATGAGACATATTCAACTTCTAAAGGAAGGTAAAAATACAGTAAGAGAAACCAGAAGGTGGGATGAAGTTAATAATGAAACTATAACCATGAGAGTAAAATATGAAGCAGAGGATTATAGGTTTGCTGTAGATGGAGACTTGATGCCAATAGAAATATCTCAAGAATGGATTGAGGAAATAAAAAATAAGGTTCCCGAACTACCTCATGATAAAAAAGAAAGATTTGTGAGAGAATATAGTCTATCAGAATATGATGCTGGTGTATTAACAGCCTCAAAGGAATTAGCTTCATTCTATGAAGAAACAATTAAATATATAGATGATGTAAAACTAGTCACCAATTGGATTATGGGAAATGTTCTACGAAGATTAAAGGATGAAGATATAGAAATACAAGATACTAAATTAACTCCTAAAGCCTTGGCACAACTGATATCTTTAATTAATTCTGGAAAAATAAATAATAATACTGGAAAGAAAGTCTTGAGAGAAGTATTTGAAACAGGCAAATATCCTGAAGAAATTGTTAAAGAAAAAGGCTTAACTCAAATTAGGGATGAGTTTCAAATTTTAGAAATAGTCGAAAATGTATTAGACGAAAATAAGCAATCCATTATAGATTATAGAAATGGCAAAGATAGAGCCTTAAGCTTTTTAATAGGTCAAGTAATGAAGGTTTCAAAAGGAAAGGCTAATCCTCAATTAGTAAGCAAAATGATATTAGATTTGATAGATAAAAAATAA
- a CDS encoding DUF1538 domain-containing protein, protein MNLLLNKFKEVAIAVVPISILVIILSLTVVPIELDMFIRFLIGATTVILGLGIFLFGAEIGITPIGNLMGENLARSNRVLIVGILGFLLGFMITIAEPDLQILAYQVRDASGGILSAYSILIVVSVGVGIMVAVGLLRIIFEVPLNKTYTMAYFIIFILGVMVSEEFLAISVDASGATTGAMTTPFILALGLGVSQLKGGKTEEEDSFGLVGMASTGPILAIMLMSVISGLTDIQGQAEAFVPHAGILYPYIEAFSELAKESIKTLLPITVIFLIFNANKFKLNRASRNRILKGLLYTYIGLVLFLVGVNAGFMEVGRVMGYGIASLGKPWLLPCIGFLLGLVVVLAEPAVHVLTEQVEDVTGGYIKKKAILATLSLGIGFAVSMSMMRIMFPGLKLWHFLLPGFAIAIIISYIVPPIFVGIAFDSGGVASGPMTATFVLAFAQGAADAIPTANVLIDGFGVIAMVAMTPLVAIQMLGFLFKIKAKKRGVEIDDSY, encoded by the coding sequence TTGAATTTATTATTAAACAAGTTTAAAGAAGTAGCTATTGCAGTTGTACCAATAAGTATATTAGTAATTATATTAAGCCTTACTGTAGTCCCCATAGAACTAGATATGTTTATAAGATTTTTAATTGGTGCTACAACAGTTATATTAGGCTTAGGAATTTTTTTGTTTGGTGCAGAAATTGGGATTACACCTATTGGGAACTTGATGGGAGAAAATTTAGCAAGAAGCAACAGGGTGTTAATTGTAGGGATATTAGGCTTTTTATTAGGTTTTATGATTACTATAGCAGAGCCAGATTTGCAAATACTAGCTTACCAAGTGAGAGATGCATCTGGCGGAATTCTTTCTGCTTATTCAATATTAATAGTCGTATCTGTTGGAGTAGGTATTATGGTGGCCGTAGGTTTATTAAGAATTATATTTGAAGTACCACTTAATAAAACCTACACAATGGCGTATTTTATTATTTTTATTCTAGGGGTAATGGTTTCTGAGGAATTTTTGGCGATTTCAGTAGACGCTTCGGGAGCTACTACTGGTGCTATGACAACACCTTTTATACTAGCTCTCGGTTTAGGAGTTTCTCAGTTAAAAGGTGGTAAAACCGAAGAGGAAGATAGCTTTGGATTAGTTGGAATGGCTTCAACTGGACCTATACTTGCAATTATGTTGATGAGCGTAATATCAGGTTTAACCGATATACAAGGACAAGCTGAGGCGTTTGTGCCCCATGCTGGCATTTTATATCCCTATATAGAAGCATTTTCAGAACTAGCTAAGGAATCCATTAAGACGTTGTTACCCATTACTGTGATATTTTTAATTTTTAATGCCAACAAATTTAAATTAAATAGAGCTAGCAGAAATAGAATATTAAAAGGACTCTTATATACTTATATTGGATTAGTTTTGTTTTTAGTAGGGGTCAATGCAGGATTCATGGAAGTAGGAAGGGTTATGGGGTATGGTATTGCGAGTTTAGGCAAACCATGGTTACTCCCTTGCATAGGATTTTTATTGGGGCTTGTAGTTGTATTAGCTGAGCCAGCAGTTCATGTATTAACAGAACAGGTGGAAGATGTTACAGGGGGTTATATCAAGAAAAAGGCTATATTAGCTACATTGTCTTTAGGAATTGGATTTGCTGTTTCTATGTCTATGATGAGGATAATGTTTCCAGGATTAAAATTATGGCATTTTTTGCTCCCGGGTTTTGCTATTGCTATTATAATTAGTTATATTGTTCCTCCTATTTTTGTTGGGATAGCTTTTGATTCAGGTGGAGTTGCATCTGGCCCTATGACGGCTACTTTTGTGTTAGCCTTTGCCCAGGGAGCTGCCGATGCTATTCCAACGGCCAATGTGTTGATAGATGGATTTGGAGTTATTGCTATGGTGGCTATGACTCCATTAGTAGCAATACAGATGTTAGGCTTCCTATTTAAAATTAAAGCCAAGAAAAGAGGTGTTGAAATTGATGACAGCTATTGA